One window of Lawsonibacter asaccharolyticus genomic DNA carries:
- a CDS encoding peptide M56 family: MFDLWSFLHQTAAASMAALFVLVLQHIFRDKLSPQWQYAVWMVVVLRLILPVGWLGRSAIADLTGLGEALRTWVELGLDSAWSSPWTPSLPLAGIPIPPAGGLPRSVTDWLFLLYLAGVLLSALWLAAGGLRLRRSLGEAVPVAGARLEAVAALAERFGLSMPRRVVESRAASTPFLVGVVRPVLVLPMGWAPDRKVILHELIHLKQRDVAAGWVTALFRCVHWCNPFLWRIFDRIDNQREQRCDQLVLERLEGEDRRDYGRVLLSMADDGRRRFPGATTMANGGQNIKARIQAITRFKAFPRGMGLVSVCMVVTLTLSLVVGLPVSAADPLPGAVRLLGPVGSLSYALSHRPATVGGALDAYSKGIYAQYHDVQDCYAYQAMTLPQEQLPDLVEEWRQTDRASWSVLPGTDPRSASYRTGPIFRGLSYDGEGGYWTQMYFFRDEGGPREGTERSIGYRRHTLHLQRREDGTWTVSPLSAASGLLDELEDSFYSAPTDHIPFPAQEPPVFTWRGEADGVKLELWPEAELRVQSAYIEGYEVKDLHLNEFGASIHTDAPDLDAQFTSVEGIMRICLTNTTGTHKSLTLNVTQNWGESRSALDGPASQEGSSPGFLSSMFWGQPRDSNYTGYDVVELGLELAPGETQILYYGGRGKGYANRIPAADCVMADWLEAVYTDSQGNEVPIPLEREVHLD, encoded by the coding sequence TCGTGCTCCAGCACATCTTCCGGGACAAGCTCTCCCCCCAGTGGCAGTACGCGGTCTGGATGGTTGTGGTGCTCCGGCTGATCCTGCCGGTGGGCTGGCTGGGCCGCTCTGCCATAGCCGACCTGACGGGGCTGGGCGAGGCCCTGCGGACTTGGGTCGAGCTGGGGCTGGACTCCGCCTGGTCCTCCCCCTGGACCCCCTCCCTGCCCCTGGCGGGCATCCCCATCCCCCCGGCGGGCGGACTGCCCCGCTCTGTCACTGACTGGCTGTTCCTCCTCTATCTGGCGGGGGTCCTCCTGTCCGCCCTGTGGCTGGCGGCGGGCGGGCTGCGGCTGCGCCGCTCCCTGGGGGAGGCCGTGCCGGTGGCCGGAGCCCGGCTGGAGGCCGTCGCCGCCCTGGCGGAGCGCTTCGGTCTGTCCATGCCCCGGCGGGTGGTGGAGAGCCGCGCCGCCTCCACCCCCTTCCTGGTGGGGGTGGTCCGTCCGGTGCTGGTGCTCCCCATGGGCTGGGCCCCGGACCGCAAGGTGATCCTCCACGAGCTGATCCATTTGAAACAGCGGGACGTGGCCGCCGGGTGGGTCACCGCCCTGTTCCGGTGCGTCCACTGGTGCAACCCCTTCCTGTGGCGCATCTTTGACCGCATCGACAACCAGCGGGAGCAGCGCTGTGACCAGCTGGTGCTGGAGCGGCTGGAGGGGGAGGACCGCCGGGACTACGGCCGGGTCCTGCTGTCCATGGCGGATGACGGCCGGCGCCGCTTCCCCGGCGCCACCACCATGGCCAACGGAGGACAGAACATCAAGGCACGCATCCAGGCCATCACCCGGTTCAAGGCCTTTCCCCGGGGAATGGGACTGGTCTCCGTCTGCATGGTGGTGACGCTGACCCTCTCCCTGGTAGTGGGCCTGCCGGTCTCCGCCGCCGATCCCCTCCCCGGCGCTGTCCGCCTGCTGGGCCCCGTGGGCAGTCTCTCCTACGCCCTGTCCCACCGGCCCGCCACCGTAGGGGGCGCCCTGGACGCATACAGCAAGGGCATCTACGCCCAGTATCACGACGTTCAGGACTGTTACGCCTACCAGGCCATGACCCTCCCCCAGGAGCAGCTCCCCGACCTGGTGGAGGAGTGGCGGCAGACGGACCGGGCGAGCTGGAGCGTGCTCCCGGGGACCGATCCCCGATCGGCGTCCTACCGCACCGGCCCCATCTTCCGGGGACTCTCCTATGATGGGGAGGGGGGTTACTGGACCCAGATGTACTTCTTCCGGGACGAGGGCGGGCCGCGGGAGGGCACTGAGCGCTCCATCGGCTACCGCCGCCACACCCTCCACCTCCAGCGCCGGGAGGACGGCACCTGGACGGTCTCGCCCCTGTCGGCAGCATCCGGGCTGCTGGATGAGCTGGAGGACTCCTTCTATTCTGCTCCCACAGACCACATCCCCTTCCCCGCCCAGGAGCCCCCGGTCTTTACCTGGCGTGGGGAGGCGGACGGAGTAAAATTGGAACTGTGGCCCGAGGCGGAGCTCCGGGTTCAGTCTGCCTATATAGAGGGCTATGAGGTCAAGGACCTGCATCTCAATGAATTTGGGGCCTCTATCCACACCGACGCGCCAGACCTGGACGCCCAGTTCACCAGTGTGGAGGGCATCATGCGGATCTGCCTCACCAACACCACCGGAACACACAAGTCCCTGACACTGAATGTGACCCAAAACTGGGGAGAGAGCCGCTCTGCCTTGGATGGGCCCGCTTCCCAGGAAGGCTCCAGCCCCGGCTTTTTGTCCAGCATGTTCTGGGGACAGCCTAGGGACAGCAACTATACCGGATATGATGTAGTGGAGCTGGGGCTGGAGCTGGCGCCCGGTGAGACCCAGATCCTCTATTACGGCGGCCGCGGCAAGGGGTATGCCAACCGCATCCCCGCCGCGGACTGCGTCATGGCGGACTGGCTGGAGGCCGTCTATACGGACAGCCAGGGGAACGAGGTCCCCATCCCACTGGAGCGGGAGGTGCATCTGGATTGA